A stretch of DNA from Alistipes sp. ZOR0009:
GCTACTATCCGAATAGAAGGGGGGCATGTGCTTATGGCCACACGCTGGTATCGCTGTTCTTCCTGTCAAATCGACTTTAATATTGACGGAGAGGCGGCTGTGGGCAGTTGCCCACTCTGTCGCACTGAATGTGTAACGCTAAATATCTGATTTATGATTGTAGCTATATCTGCTAGCCACTCGGATTTGTTGGCTCCCGTTGACCTTCATTTTGGACGTAGCCCTTTCTTTGGAATTTACGATACAGCGACTCGAGTGCTGTCATTTGTTGAAAATAGGGAGATGGATAATTCCAAAGAGGCTGGACGGTTCGTTGTGGAGCAGCTGCTAGAGCTGGGGACGACGGTGGTAGTGGCCGGTCGATTTGGAAATAAGGTGGTAGAAATACTTCGTTCAAAAGGAGTTCAAATGGTGGTTGTCGCTCAAGGACAGACTGTAGAATATATTATTAACCGAATAAAATAGGCACAATGAAAATTGCACTTCCAACGCGTGGTGAGAAAATTGATGATCATTTTGGTCACTGCGAAAAGTATACCGTAATAACAGTTGATGAGAATCGTCAGATTGTAAAAACGGAGATAATACCATCGCCACAAGGTTGTGGCTGTAAGTCTAACATTGCTTCAGAACTTCAGGCGCAGGGAGTAACGATTATGCTGGCCGGTAATATGGGAGGTGGTGCACTGAATGTGCTTACCAATCATGGTATAGCAGTTGTACGTGGTTGCTCGGGGTTGGTTCTGGAGGTTGCTCAAGCATGGCTTGAAGGACAGTTGGCCGATTCTGGTGTGGGGTGCAGCCATCATCAGGAGGATGGCCATAATTGTAAGCATTAGAAGTTCTTTATTCTTCAATTTTTTTACTTCTTATGGCTGTAAAAATTACAACGCTGGTAGAAAATACCTCTTTTCAGTCAGAATTGAAGGCTGAGCAT
This window harbors:
- a CDS encoding NifB/NifX family molybdenum-iron cluster-binding protein, which produces MIVAISASHSDLLAPVDLHFGRSPFFGIYDTATRVLSFVENREMDNSKEAGRFVVEQLLELGTTVVVAGRFGNKVVEILRSKGVQMVVVAQGQTVEYIINRIK
- a CDS encoding NifB/NifX family molybdenum-iron cluster-binding protein produces the protein MKIALPTRGEKIDDHFGHCEKYTVITVDENRQIVKTEIIPSPQGCGCKSNIASELQAQGVTIMLAGNMGGGALNVLTNHGIAVVRGCSGLVLEVAQAWLEGQLADSGVGCSHHQEDGHNCKH